In Trichlorobacter lovleyi, the DNA window CAGCATGGCAGCGAGATCCAGCTGTTTCAGTGGCACCCCGTGATACTGGTCAACAAAGGCATCAATCTCATTCTGCAACAGATCAGCGCCAGACTCACTGCCGCCGCTCCAATCAAGCAGAACCTCAACTACCGCATTCGTATCATAACTGACAAGACCATGCAGCAGCAGCGCCAACTGGTAACGCCGCTCTTCTGATATCCGCCCGGTCATACCGAAATCGATCAAGGCGATCCGGTTTCCTGGCAGATAGAAGATATTGCCGGGATGGGGGTCGGCATGAAAAAAGCCGTCTTCCAGAATCATCTTCAAAACCGCTGTGGCCCCCCTGCGTGCCAACAGCTTGCGGTCCAGGCCAGCTGTATCCACGGCTGCCAGATCACGCCCAGGAATCCCTTCAATGTAGTCCTGCACATTCAACCGCTCACCGGTCCAGCTCCAATGAATCTGAGGCAGGATAATTTCCGGGTAGCTGGACAGGTTGGCGGCAATACGCTCAGCACTGCGCCCCTCAGCGGAAAAATCCAGCTCACGACGCAATGACAGGGTAAACTGGCGAATCACCTCACAGGGCCGGAATCGACGCAGGTTAGGGGCTTCCGTCTCTACAATCTCTGCCAGATGGGCAAGCAGGCGCAGATCAGCCTCAACAATAGGGCGAATACCAGGACGCCGCACCTTGAGGACCACTGCAGTTCCATCAACAAGCCAAGCCCGATGCACCTGGGCCAGTGATGCTGCGGCCAGCGCCTGTATCTCCAGGCGCGGAAAAACCTGTTCGGGTGGTTCCCCCAGGTCTTCCGTCAGCTGTTCCCGCAACTCGTCAAATGGCAACACAGGGGCTGCATCCTGCAATTTGCTGAACTCAGCAATCCACTCCGGCGCAAACAGGTCAACACGGGTGGCAAGAATCTGCCCCAGCTTGACAAAGGTCGGACCCAACTCCTCAAGGATACGACGCACCCGTGCCGGCGGCTCTAGCTGCACCAGCTCCCTTGACTCCGCCCAGTGCAGGACATGTCCGGCTCGTTCCAGCACACCAACCATGCCGATCCTACGCACCAGATCAGCAAAGCCATAACGGATCAGGACGCTGGCGATATCATGCAAACGCCCCAGGTCACGCACCGCACTGATTGCCTGCCAGAACATCACGTATCCCGGCGTGAGGATGGTGGTGTTGATTGCAGACGCTCGGCTATCCCCTTGAGTATGCCGGCAGCAAGTCCGGCAAGCAAGGCACCCTCCTTACGCACAATGTCCGCCCCTGCTTCCACCTGCTCGCGGGTCGTGTCAGCAACGGCACTGCCAAGCTGAACAAGCGCCGTTTTAACCTGGCTCCCCACAGCCGTACCACTGGCACTGAAGTGCCCCATCAGCTCGCGCATACCACTCTGAGCGGCCCCAACTGTGCTCTTGGCAGCTTCGGCAAGCGTTTCAATAAACAGTGATTCCAGTGCAGCAAGATCATCCAGCGTTTGCTTCAACCCCTGCCGGGAAAATTCATTACTGCGGCCAGCGGCCTCCTGGATTGCCAGCTGAGTGGCCTCGGCTGCGGCAGCCAAGGCGGCATCCAACCCCTGCATGGCCTGCTGCAGCGCCTGTGTCCCCTGCTCACTACGACGGGAGGCCCCCTTTTGGGCGCCTTTCACCACTGCAGAGATTACCTGTTTGAGGGCTGCAGAATCCAGCTGACCGGTTGAGAGCATCTGAAGCGCAATCATCCGTACCTTGTCGGAAATCGCTGCCATCTCGTCCTCGGTTGCATCCTGAACCAATTTTTCCAGCTTTTCAGCATTGACCATGATGGTTTCCCCCCATTTCTGCCTGCTGCTGCAGGCGGTCAAACATCATTCCGAATACAAACCGGCCTTATCGAGCGCAGTTAGTTCCTCTTGTACTGTACCGCCAATAAAGCGGTGTAGTATTGTGCTGCTTGTAACGTGCGGCAAACTGAGAATACAAATTGGCAGCATCTGAAGCACCCCTGAGGTACCGTTTAAGCTGGCAAATTTTTCAAACCCGTAAGTAGCAGGGCTGCCAAAGCCAGTGACGAAAAAGCTGCACCGGCATAAAAAGTCAGTTGTGGGCCTACTGCAGTCCAGAACACACCGGCGATCATGCTGGCAGCAAGTAACGCAATGCCGCTGATCAGATTGAAGATTCCGAAGGCAGTGCCGCGCAAGCCAGCAGGAGCGGTATCCGAGACCAGTGTAGCCAACAGACCCTGGGTAGCCCCCATATGCAGTCCCCAAAGTGCCGTGCCAATCCCCACCACCCAGACATTAGCGGCAAGGGCGAGTATGAGATCGGCCATGATGAGAAAGATGATGCCCCAGGCAAGCAGTATGCATCGGTTACAGTTGTCGGACAACTTACCAAGGGAGTAGGCGCTGATGGCGTAGACGATGTTCATAACGATCAAGATCAGCGGCACCCAGGTGACAGACATCCCCAAATCCTGTGCGCGTAGTAACAGAAACGCCTCGGAAAAGCGTGCTAAGGTCAGGACGGCTGCAAATATGACCACCCGCCAGAAATGGATTGGCAGGCGTCGCAAATTCACCCGGCTGATCGGGAAGCTAGGCTGACCAACCTGCTGCGTCGTATCCGGTTCCTCAACACCAAAGGCAATCAGAAGCACACAGACGAGGGCCGGAACGACTGCCACCCAAAACACCAAGCGAAAGTTGTCGTGGCTGATTGCCATTAATCCAACCGCAAACAACGGTCCGGCAAAGGCTCCCACGGTATCCATCGACTGACGCAGGCCGTAGGCTGCCCCCCTGCTTTCCTGCGGGGTAATGTCAGCGATCAGGGCGTCGCGTGGTGCACCACGGATCCCCTTGCCGATACGGTCGATGAAACGTGCAGTCAGTATAGCACCGATACCGTTTGCAAGCGGGAAGAGCGGCTTGGTCAGGGTGGCAAGACCGTATCCCAACAGCAGTAACGGCTTTCTGCGAGCGGTCCAGTCAGAGAGCACCCCGGAGAACACCTTGGCGATGGCGGCGGTAGCCTCGGCAACCCCCTCAATAATTCCAACTGACAGCGCACTGGCCCCCAGCGCAGTCACCATGAAGATAGGCAGCAGACTATGGATCATCTCAGAGGAGAGGTCCATGCAAAGACTCACCAGGCCGAGGGCGATAGCCACTTTGGGTAATTTGCTGCTAGCCATCCATAATCCCTGATCGTTTTAGCATCATCAGCTGCTCTCGCGCACTCTCGTACCCAATGGCGATGATCTCCTCTGCCCGGTTGAACTCCAGGAAACGGAACTCTCCCAGCGGAGGACGAATGACCATGTCAGGTTTATCATTCCGAAGACGGTATTCAGTAATACTGGTCTCCATGATGTTGACCGAGGCCAACAATAGTTCAAAAATGTTCGGAAGAGGTTCTGGTGAAAGCCAACTGTTGAATTGCCCCGAGGCAGGAGCATCCTGAGCGAGTAGTTTCTGTTTCAATTTATGCATCGAGCAGAGGCATTCATCCATCCAACGCGACATTTGCCCTGACATACTGTTGCCTTCGGCTGTTACCTTGTTTGCTAGCAACGGCTTAAGATTCTTCCCGGTAACGATCTGATGGTTCAAATCCACGGCAATTACGATATCGGCGCCCATGGCACGGACAACACTGACCGGGACCGGATTAACAAGCCCACCATCCACCACCAGCCGCCCGTTACTGCGGGTCGGAGTAAAGATGCCTGGCACTGAAATGCTGGCGCGCACTGCCTCTATGACATCGCCTTGGCCTATAACGACCTCTTCACCGGTCTGGATATCAGTTGCCACGGCACAAAACGGAATCGCCAACGACTCAATTACTTCCGAATCGATATGTGCGCGTACCAGTTCACTTACTTTTGCTCCGTCGATCAACCCTGATTTGGGAAAGACAATATCAAAGACGGAGGCTGTCCTCTTCCAGTCAAATCTTTGAAAGGTACTTTCCAGCAAGTCCAATTTTCCGGAGGCGTAGACCGCGCCGATCAAGGCACCTATACTGGTCCCGGCGATGAAATCCGTCTTGATTCCAGTTGCTTCCAACGCACGGATTACACCAAGATGTGCCAAACCACGAGCTGAACCGCTACCAAGCGCCAGCCCTATTTTGCTGGCACCATTACGTTTCTTGCGGCCTGGGCAATTTGCCATGACAATCTCTCTTCCCCCGCCCCGGATTTGGGCATAATCAGACAGAATCCACCTCTCATTTTGTACTGTTCACACCATCGTACCGATGGTTTTGCGGAAGCGTGCCAATGAGAGGACAAACAGGACCGCCCCGATCAAACCCAGGGCGGCAAACTGGGGCCAGACCACGGTAATCCCTGCACCACGGTACAGGATGGCCTGGGCCAACATCACAAAATGGGTGTTCGGTGCAGCCAGCATGATCCACTGGACAATGTCCGGCATGCTCTCGCGAGGAGTGGTACTGCCCGAAAGGATTTGGAGCGGTAACAGCACCAGCATCATCAGCAGTCCGAACTGCGGCATGGAACGGGCGATCGTACCGAGGAAGATGCCAAGGGAGGTGGTGGCAAACAGGTGCAAGGCGGTGCCTGCCAGAAAGAGGGCGACGGAACCCTCAATAGGCACCCTGAGCAGCCCTTGGACAACCAGGATCAGCGAGCAGGCGGTGGTTGTCAGTACCACCAGCGCCATGGCCCAGACCTTGCCGGCCATGATCTCGAACGGGGTAACCGGCATCACCAGCAGGTGCTCCACCGTGCCATGCTCCCGCTCGCGAATCAGGGCCGCGCCGGTCAGAATAATGGAGAGCATGGTAACACTGTTGATAACCTGCATGACTGAGCCGAACCAGAACTGGTTCAATTCGGGGTTGAAGCGTGCCCGCAGGTTCAGTGCGACATTCACGCCGGTGTCGGCTCGATAGCCTTGCAGAAAAGCGCTTGTTTCAGTGGTAATGATGGACTGGATGTAGCCGCTGCCGGTAAAAGCCTGACTCATCCGGGTAGCATCAACATTCAGCTGAATGGCTGGCGAACGACCAGCCAGGACATCCCGCTGAAAGTTAGGAGGAATATTGATAGCAAAGGTATCAAGACCACTATCCATGCGTCTGTCCATCTCAGCGCGAGTGATCATGGACGGCAGGTCAAAATGTGGAGCGATAAAGGCATCAGCAATGCGGATAGAAAGCTGCGAACGATCCTCGTCAACAATGGCAATCGGTGCCCGGTGCAGGGTTTCAGGCATCGCCTTGGCAGCGGAATAGACCTCGAAGCTGAAGGCATACACGATCAACAGCAGCAGAATGGGATCGCCCAGCAGACTGCGCAGTTCTTTGATGCCAAGCTGCATGATGTTGGCAACCCGCATGGTCAGAGCTCCTGCTTCCTGAGCAAAGCTGCGGCAAGGGCCAACAACAGAGGAACGGCCAGCAACAGAGGCACAAATGATGCCTGGAGGTCGGCAAATCCCAGCCCCTTGGAAAAGGTACCCCGTGTGATAACCAGAAAATAGGTGGTCGGATAAAACCTGCCGATTACTGCCCCGGCCCCTTCCAGCGAGGAGACCGGATGAATCAGGCCGGAAAACTGCACCGCCGGCACAAGGGTCAAAATGGCGGTGCCGAACAGAGCGGCGATCTGGCTGTGCATAAAGGTAGAAATCACCAGACCAAAGGCGGTTGCTACAGCCACGTACAGAAAGGCTCCGGCTGTAAGGGCCGTAAAACTACCTTTCAACGGTACCCCGAAGACAAAAACCGCCTGCAGGCTCAACATCAGAAAGCTAAGCATGGCCAGCGCCAGATAGGGGAGCTGTTTGCCCAGTAGAAACTCCAGCCGGGTCACCGGGGTGACATAGAGATTGACAATAGAGCCCAGTTCCTTCTCCCGCACCACTGCAAGCGCGCTCAGCATGGCCGGAATCAGCATCAAAAGGAGCGGAATGACTGCCGGCACCATCGCCACTAGGCTCTTAACATCAGGATTGTAGCGAAAGCGGGTCTCGATGGATGCCACCGCGGTGGTGGCCGACACACCGAGCTTTTCCCGAGCCAGCGCTGTCAGCCACTGGGCATGCATGCCCTGCACATAGCCTCGGATTGTTTCAGCCCGTTGTGGCATGGCGCCATCAATCCAAGCACCGACAGCAACCGGTGAGCCACGACGCAGGTCACGGGCAAAACCAGGCGGAATTTCAATTGCCAGGCTGATCTCACCGGCGCGCATACGCTGGTCCAGATCAGCATAACTTTTAAGGGCAGGACGCTCACTAAAATAACGCGAACCACTAAGACTGAGCAGGTAGTCTCGGCTGAGGGCGGTCTGATCGCGGTCAAGCACGGCAAAGGTGAGATCCTCCACGTCCAGGGTAATGCCGTAGCCCATCACGAACATCAGGATCACGCTCCCCAGCAACGCCAGGGTCAGGCGGATCGGATCACGCACGAGCTCCAGCGCCTCGCGCCGGGCATAGCTGAACAGGCGCTGCAGGCTAAAAAAGCCTGGTTGGGCTGCTGGAATATTTGGCTGTGAGTGATTGAAGGCACGAACAGCATCGAGCGGCTCGGTAACGGCTTCAGTGGAGGCAGGCGCGGCTGTATCAATGGCTTCCTCCAGATACCCGATAAACGCCTCTTCCAACGTGGCTGTACCTCGAGCCGCCCTCAACGCTGCCGGTGTATCACTGACCAGCACCCGGCCAGCGTGCATCAATGAGATCCGGTCGCAACGTTCTGCCTCGTTCATGAAGTGGGTCGAGATAAAGATGGTGACCTTATCCTGCCGGGCAAGGTCAACCATGATCTGCCAGAAGGCATCCCTGGCCACGGGGTCAACCCCCGAGGTCGGCTCGTCAAGGATCAACATCTCCGGCCCGTGGATCATGGCCACTGCCAGCGACAGGCGTTGGCGCTGCCCCAGCGGCAGGGCATCGGGCAGGCTCTCCATCACCTGATTCAGGCCAAAGCGCTCCGCCATGCTGGCAACCCTGGCAGGAATCTCCGCTTCCGCTAGACTGAAGAGGCGTGCATGCAGAATCAGGTTCTGGCGCACGGTCAACTCGCTGTACAAAGAAAAAGATTGGGTCATATAGCCGACCCGGCGGCGGGTATCGATGTCGCGGGGATCAACCGGTCGCCCGAAGAGCCGGGCCTCTCCTGCGCTGGCCGGCAGCAGGCCGGTCAGCATCTTCATGGTGGTGGTTTTGCCACAGCCGTTTGAGCCGAGAAAACCAAAGATCTCACCCTGGGCGATGCGGAAACTGACCTGATCAACAGCAACAAAATCACCGAAACGCATGGTCAGGCCTTGGGCCTCAATGGCGGCCTTATCGTCGGCCTCCACCTGCCGTGGCGGAATACTGACCGGCCGGTACCCCACCCGCTGTGCAGAGGGCAGCAGGGCAATGAACGCCTCTTCCAGTGTTGTGCTGTTGGTCTGGCTCAGCAATTCCTGTGGCGCACCGGTGGCAAGTATCTGTCCGGCACTCATGGCTACCAGCCAGTCAAAACGGGCTGCCTCTTCCATGTAGGCCGTGGCAATCAGCACACTCATGCCGGGTCTACCGGCTCGGATATGCTCGATCAACTCCCAGAACTGGCGGCGCGACAAGGGATCAACACCGGTGGTGGGTTCGTCCAGGATCAGCAGGTCGGGATCGTGGATCAAGGCGCAACAGAGCCCCAGTTTCTGTTTCATCCCCCCGGAGAGCTTACCAGCCGGCCGGTCGACAAAAGGTGCCAGTCCGGTGGCCTGCAACAGTTCGTCAATGCGATGTTCGCGTTCCTGACGTTCATGGCCGAATAAACGAGCAAAGAAATCCACATTTTCAAAAACTGAGAGGGTTGGATAGAGATTTTTACCCAACCCCTGCGGCATGAAGGCGATCCGAGGACAGACATTGCGACGATGTCGCCGGCTGGCCATGCTGCCACCCAACACCTCTACCTGACCGGCCTGAATGGCCCGCGAACCGGCAATCAGCGAAAAGAGGCTGGATTTACCCACGCCGTCAGGGCCGATCACACCGACCAGACAGCCGGCCGGCAATTCCAGGCTGATATCTGTCAACGCCACAGTCTTGCCGTAGCGCAGACTGATCCCCTGCAGCCGTGCTACAGGCGGCAAAGTCAGATGCCTGCGTGGTGTGGCAGCTCCGTTCATTGCGGCAGTTTGATCTGCAGACGGGCTGGCCAGGGTTTGGTGGCATCAAGCCGTACCCAGGCCACGCCGGGCAGGCCGGTCTTGACCCGGGTGATATGTTTTTTCAGCAGTTCTGGTGGGATCTGGGCCCGCACCCGGAACATCAGCTTCTCACGTTCGCTGGCGGTCTCCACTGTCTTGGGGGTAAACTGGGCCACATCGGCAACAAATGACACCCTGGCCGGAATCACATACTGTGGAGCGGCATCCAGCACCAGCCGCACCTCGCTGCCCATCGCCAGCTTGCCTGCTTCAGTAGTGGGCAGGAAAAAGGTCATATAGACATCGCTCAGGTCAACCAGACTTAAAACACGCCCCCCTGCCCCCACCACTTCACCGAGCTGGGCCACCTTGTACTGCACCCGGCCGTCGCGGGGGGACTTCAAGGTACTGTCACGCAGCTCAGCCTGAATCCGCTCGACATTGGCCCGGGCCGCCTCCACCGCTGCCTGTGCGCCGCCAATCTGGGTTCTGGCTGCCATGATGGTTGAATCAACGGCTGAACTCTGGGCCTGGGCCGCATGGAGTGCCGCCTCAGCACTTCGCAGCAGTGCCGCATCGTCATCTGCATCCTGCTTTGCAATTGCCCGATTCTGCACCAACTCTGCAGAGCGGCGCGCATGCTGGCGGGCCTTGACCAGCTCAACTTCCCGCTGGCTAACCATAGCCAGGGCTGCCGCCTTTTCGCTTTGTCGTTGAGCAAGCTGGCTCTGGCTCGTGGCAACCACACTCCGGGCCTGCTGCAACTGTGCCTTGGCCTGCCATAATTCGGCTTCCAACGTCTCGGTATCCATGACCGCCACAACCTGACCGGCTGTTACAAAATCACCCTCGCGTACCAGGATGTCCTTGACCCGTCCGGCAGACTTCGCCGCCACATCGATCTCCACCGCCTCAATCCGGCCATTGCCGCTCGTGACACCTGCATCCTGATTGTTACGAAAGTATTTGTACCAGCCAAAGACTACACCCAAGGCTGTTACAACTACCAGCCCAACCACTCCCATCATCTTTCGCTGGGTTATGCGCATGGTTTCCTCTCTTGGATTACAGGCTATACAACAAAACCGAGTTCACCACACCACGAAATGCACCAACAGCTTCTTCCAGCATAAATCCCTTTCTGAAAACTGCAAGGCAGGCATTCACAACCTGTGAATCAAAGGCTGCGCCGCTGGCTGCTACGATTTCTTCCATCGCCGCCTCAAGCCCTTTCGCTGGGCGATACGGACGATGCGACGACATGGCTTCAACCACGTCTGCAACGGCAATGA includes these proteins:
- a CDS encoding ABC1 kinase family protein, which gives rise to MFWQAISAVRDLGRLHDIASVLIRYGFADLVRRIGMVGVLERAGHVLHWAESRELVQLEPPARVRRILEELGPTFVKLGQILATRVDLFAPEWIAEFSKLQDAAPVLPFDELREQLTEDLGEPPEQVFPRLEIQALAAASLAQVHRAWLVDGTAVVLKVRRPGIRPIVEADLRLLAHLAEIVETEAPNLRRFRPCEVIRQFTLSLRRELDFSAEGRSAERIAANLSSYPEIILPQIHWSWTGERLNVQDYIEGIPGRDLAAVDTAGLDRKLLARRGATAVLKMILEDGFFHADPHPGNIFYLPGNRIALIDFGMTGRISEERRYQLALLLHGLVSYDTNAVVEVLLDWSGGSESGADLLQNEIDAFVDQYHGVPLKQLDLAAMLSDLVAILREHGLTLPPDLALMIKAFITLEGMGSQLDPSFDMASEAAPFLTQVLRTHAAPANVARRSWRMLSGALGLIGGLPRDLRQLIRSARRGKLQMQVELLPLKQFGDQVDRATSRLALSIVIAALIVGSAIVLTIERHTLLPGGISFGLFSFIGAIIGGIWLLFSIWRSGRKRSP
- a CDS encoding DUF6781 family protein; amino-acid sequence: MVNAEKLEKLVQDATEDEMAAISDKVRMIALQMLSTGQLDSAALKQVISAVVKGAQKGASRRSEQGTQALQQAMQGLDAALAAAAEATQLAIQEAAGRSNEFSRQGLKQTLDDLAALESLFIETLAEAAKSTVGAAQSGMRELMGHFSASGTAVGSQVKTALVQLGSAVADTTREQVEAGADIVRKEGALLAGLAAGILKGIAERLQSTPPSSRRDT
- a CDS encoding MFS transporter, translated to MASSKLPKVAIALGLVSLCMDLSSEMIHSLLPIFMVTALGASALSVGIIEGVAEATAAIAKVFSGVLSDWTARRKPLLLLGYGLATLTKPLFPLANGIGAILTARFIDRIGKGIRGAPRDALIADITPQESRGAAYGLRQSMDTVGAFAGPLFAVGLMAISHDNFRLVFWVAVVPALVCVLLIAFGVEEPDTTQQVGQPSFPISRVNLRRLPIHFWRVVIFAAVLTLARFSEAFLLLRAQDLGMSVTWVPLILIVMNIVYAISAYSLGKLSDNCNRCILLAWGIIFLIMADLILALAANVWVVGIGTALWGLHMGATQGLLATLVSDTAPAGLRGTAFGIFNLISGIALLAASMIAGVFWTAVGPQLTFYAGAAFSSLALAALLLTGLKNLPA
- a CDS encoding patatin-like phospholipase family protein, with product MANCPGRKKRNGASKIGLALGSGSARGLAHLGVIRALEATGIKTDFIAGTSIGALIGAVYASGKLDLLESTFQRFDWKRTASVFDIVFPKSGLIDGAKVSELVRAHIDSEVIESLAIPFCAVATDIQTGEEVVIGQGDVIEAVRASISVPGIFTPTRSNGRLVVDGGLVNPVPVSVVRAMGADIVIAVDLNHQIVTGKNLKPLLANKVTAEGNSMSGQMSRWMDECLCSMHKLKQKLLAQDAPASGQFNSWLSPEPLPNIFELLLASVNIMETSITEYRLRNDKPDMVIRPPLGEFRFLEFNRAEEIIAIGYESAREQLMMLKRSGIMDG
- a CDS encoding ABC transporter permease translates to MRVANIMQLGIKELRSLLGDPILLLLIVYAFSFEVYSAAKAMPETLHRAPIAIVDEDRSQLSIRIADAFIAPHFDLPSMITRAEMDRRMDSGLDTFAINIPPNFQRDVLAGRSPAIQLNVDATRMSQAFTGSGYIQSIITTETSAFLQGYRADTGVNVALNLRARFNPELNQFWFGSVMQVINSVTMLSIILTGAALIREREHGTVEHLLVMPVTPFEIMAGKVWAMALVVLTTTACSLILVVQGLLRVPIEGSVALFLAGTALHLFATTSLGIFLGTIARSMPQFGLLMMLVLLPLQILSGSTTPRESMPDIVQWIMLAAPNTHFVMLAQAILYRGAGITVVWPQFAALGLIGAVLFVLSLARFRKTIGTMV
- the rbbA gene encoding ribosome-associated ATPase/putative transporter RbbA; protein product: MNGAATPRRHLTLPPVARLQGISLRYGKTVALTDISLELPAGCLVGVIGPDGVGKSSLFSLIAGSRAIQAGQVEVLGGSMASRRHRRNVCPRIAFMPQGLGKNLYPTLSVFENVDFFARLFGHERQEREHRIDELLQATGLAPFVDRPAGKLSGGMKQKLGLCCALIHDPDLLILDEPTTGVDPLSRRQFWELIEHIRAGRPGMSVLIATAYMEEAARFDWLVAMSAGQILATGAPQELLSQTNSTTLEEAFIALLPSAQRVGYRPVSIPPRQVEADDKAAIEAQGLTMRFGDFVAVDQVSFRIAQGEIFGFLGSNGCGKTTTMKMLTGLLPASAGEARLFGRPVDPRDIDTRRRVGYMTQSFSLYSELTVRQNLILHARLFSLAEAEIPARVASMAERFGLNQVMESLPDALPLGQRQRLSLAVAMIHGPEMLILDEPTSGVDPVARDAFWQIMVDLARQDKVTIFISTHFMNEAERCDRISLMHAGRVLVSDTPAALRAARGTATLEEAFIGYLEEAIDTAAPASTEAVTEPLDAVRAFNHSQPNIPAAQPGFFSLQRLFSYARREALELVRDPIRLTLALLGSVILMFVMGYGITLDVEDLTFAVLDRDQTALSRDYLLSLSGSRYFSERPALKSYADLDQRMRAGEISLAIEIPPGFARDLRRGSPVAVGAWIDGAMPQRAETIRGYVQGMHAQWLTALAREKLGVSATTAVASIETRFRYNPDVKSLVAMVPAVIPLLLMLIPAMLSALAVVREKELGSIVNLYVTPVTRLEFLLGKQLPYLALAMLSFLMLSLQAVFVFGVPLKGSFTALTAGAFLYVAVATAFGLVISTFMHSQIAALFGTAILTLVPAVQFSGLIHPVSSLEGAGAVIGRFYPTTYFLVITRGTFSKGLGFADLQASFVPLLLAVPLLLALAAALLRKQEL
- a CDS encoding HlyD family secretion protein — translated: MRITQRKMMGVVGLVVVTALGVVFGWYKYFRNNQDAGVTSGNGRIEAVEIDVAAKSAGRVKDILVREGDFVTAGQVVAVMDTETLEAELWQAKAQLQQARSVVATSQSQLAQRQSEKAAALAMVSQREVELVKARQHARRSAELVQNRAIAKQDADDDAALLRSAEAALHAAQAQSSAVDSTIMAARTQIGGAQAAVEAARANVERIQAELRDSTLKSPRDGRVQYKVAQLGEVVGAGGRVLSLVDLSDVYMTFFLPTTEAGKLAMGSEVRLVLDAAPQYVIPARVSFVADVAQFTPKTVETASEREKLMFRVRAQIPPELLKKHITRVKTGLPGVAWVRLDATKPWPARLQIKLPQ